In Rhizobium sp. WSM4643, the following are encoded in one genomic region:
- a CDS encoding DUF1775 domain-containing protein, whose translation MKTIKTFGKTFGKTLGLAALLSATAIAGAEAHVSFLDKQATQDSTILATLQVPHGCDGKATTEVRVKLPEGFVFAKPQPKAGWELEVIKGDYQKTYDNHGDKVNKGAIEVRWKNGNLADDFYDTFVIQGKVSGVEAGTSLAFPVTQMCGDMVTAWDQVAKEGGDAHGLKSPAPLLKVVAGEDHGHDHEDMAGMDMSGMNMSGTAGMGAATPAGETVKAGDLEISGGFAKAMLPGQPVGGGFFTVKNNGKTDDRLLSVTSPLSGEVQIHEMETKDNVMRMRQLKDGVAIAAGETIKLEPGNLHLMFQKVKTPFKQGDTVPVTLTFEKAGKVDLVLQVLSAQGK comes from the coding sequence ATGAAGACTATCAAGACTTTTGGCAAGACATTCGGCAAAACGCTAGGGCTTGCCGCCCTTCTTTCCGCAACCGCCATTGCCGGCGCCGAGGCCCATGTGAGCTTCCTCGACAAGCAAGCGACGCAGGACAGCACCATTCTCGCCACGCTGCAGGTGCCGCACGGCTGCGACGGCAAGGCGACCACGGAAGTGCGGGTCAAGCTGCCGGAAGGCTTCGTCTTCGCCAAACCGCAACCGAAAGCCGGCTGGGAGCTCGAGGTGATCAAGGGCGACTATCAGAAGACCTACGACAATCACGGCGACAAGGTGAACAAGGGCGCGATCGAAGTGCGCTGGAAGAACGGCAATCTCGCCGACGATTTCTACGACACTTTCGTCATCCAGGGGAAAGTATCAGGCGTCGAGGCCGGCACTTCGCTCGCCTTTCCGGTGACACAGATGTGCGGCGATATGGTCACGGCCTGGGACCAGGTGGCAAAAGAAGGCGGCGATGCGCATGGGCTGAAAAGCCCGGCACCGCTTTTGAAGGTCGTGGCCGGCGAAGACCACGGTCACGACCATGAGGATATGGCCGGCATGGACATGTCCGGTATGAACATGAGCGGGACGGCGGGCATGGGCGCTGCTACACCGGCTGGCGAAACGGTCAAGGCCGGCGATCTCGAAATCTCCGGCGGGTTCGCCAAGGCAATGCTGCCCGGCCAGCCGGTCGGCGGCGGCTTTTTCACGGTGAAAAACAACGGCAAGACGGACGATCGCTTGCTGTCGGTGACGTCGCCTTTATCAGGCGAGGTTCAGATCCACGAGATGGAGACCAAGGATAACGTCATGCGGATGCGCCAGCTGAAGGACGGTGTCGCCATCGCCGCGGGCGAGACGATCAAGCTTGAGCCCGGCAACCTGCATCTGATGTTCCAGAAGGTGAAGACGCCGTTCAAGCAGGGCGACACGGTGCCTGTGACGCTGACCTTCGAAAAGGCCGGCAAAGTCGATCTGGTCCTGCAGGTGCTCTCCGCCCAGGGCAAGTGA